The following nucleotide sequence is from Candidatus Binataceae bacterium.
CGAGATCATGGCGAGAAATTCGTCTTTCTCGCGATTGGCGCGCTCTGCTTCAGCGCGAGCGGTCTGTTCCTTTTCGAGCAGCAGAGACCGCTGGACCTCGTGCTCTTCGATCAGCTTGCGCGCCTTCACGAGCGAAGTCACTTCGGTTGCAAAGGTGATAACACGATCGATTGGCCCCGCAAGATTGCGTAGCGGCTGGGCGGTGAACTGAACGAAACGCTCCGAGCCATTCGACATGAAGGGCAGCTCGTCGGCTGAAACGGCCTTGCCCGTTTGATAGGCCTCCTCGATGAGCGCCAGGGCCTCGGACCCCATTCCCATGTCCGACGCGCTGATACCGACGGGATCGCGCTTGCCTGTCAGGCCGCGCAATTCGGGGCTCGCGAAGATGCACTTCATCGAGGGCATTCGCAGGATCGAGATAAGAGCTGGAATCGCGCCGAACACATCGTACAACAGGCGGCGCTCGAGTTGCTGGCTGAGCGCCCAGGCTGCCCGCTCAGCGACCGCGCGAAACAGCACAAGATCGCCGGGCGAAAAGCTCGATGCGCGCGAGGACGCGATACAAGCGAAACCGTAGATTTCGCCAGTGTGAATCAACGGGATGCAGGACAGCGCCGTCACCGGCGAAGTTGCAGACAATTCGATAACGCTGAACGGCGGCGTCGCTTTTGACTCCAGGGCGCCGACCAGATCGGGGACTTTCTGAAAGATCGATCGATTAGTGCCGGCCGCCGCGTGAACGACGTACTCGCCCTGTTCCCGCAACAGGATCGCGGCAGAATCCGCGGTGTCGGCAGCATCCAGCAAGACGGCCAGCAGCTCGCGAAAGAATCCCTCCAGCAGAGGTTCTTCCCAATCGGCCGCGGTGATTCGCACGAATGCACTGAGCTTGCGCTCGGCCTCATCGCGTTCGCTGGTGCGCAGAAATAGTTCTTTGTTGCGGTAGCGCTCGCGGCCCTCGAACAGATCGACGAAGCCGCGAACCCTGGCGCGCACGATCTCGGCGTCGAAGGGCTTGGTGATGTAGTCGACTGCGCCCGCGGCATAGCCGCGCCTCACGTAAGAGTCATCCTGGTGAATCGCGGTCACGAACAGAACCGGGAGGCGGCGCCCGTACTCCAGCTCCCGAAGCGCCGCCGCGAGTTGGAAGCCGTCCATCTCGGGCATCTGGACGTCGAGTAGCGCAACCGCGAACTGCTCCCGCTGGATCGCAAGCAGCGCCTCGCGTGCCGACTGCGCTTCGACCAGGCGCGCCCCAAGCGGCTTCAGGAGCGCCGAAAGAGCGATCAGGTTCGCCTTTACGTCGTCAACCAGCAGAACGCCGGCACGGCTATGCACCGCGGGTTGCAGTTCACCCATCGGTCGTTACGCTCTGAGTAATCGCGGGGGCGATGCGCTCAATGCCCGTGCGCCAATAGTCTACAACCGCGAGGAGCTTTTCGAGCTCGACCGGCTTGGTGACATAGTCAGTCGCGCCGGCCTCGAGGGCCTTCTCGCGATCGCCCTTCATGGCTTTTGCGGTAAGAGCGATGATCGGCAGGGTGGCGAACTGCTTAATCTCGCGGATCGCCTTGGTCGCCGCGAGGCCGTCCATCTCCGGCATCATGGTATCCATCAGCACAACTTCGATATCCGGCTCGCGATGCAATATCTCGAGCGCGACCCGTCCATTCTCGGCGTGAAGGACCTTCATACCTTGCTTTTCGAGTACCGAGCGCAGTGCGAAAATGTTGCGCGCGTCGTCATCGACGAGCAGCACCTTGGCGCCCTCGAAGCTGGCGCCGTCGCGCAGCGCCGGAATATTTCCTTCGAAGCGTTCATCGAGCCTGATGCGTTCGTCGAGGATCGGAAGCTCGGCCCCGCTGCGCGTGGTTGGCAGCGTCAGGGTAAACGTGCTGCCTTGATCCGGCGCGCTCACGACGTCGATCGATCCGCCGAGCAGGCGCGCGATCTCGCGACTGATAGTCAGTCCGAGTCCGGTACCACCATATTTGCGACTGATTGTACCGTCCGCCTGCTGGAAAGCCTCGAAGATGAGTTTCTGCTTGTCGGGCGAAATACCAATTCCGGTATCCTGCACGACGAAACTTAGCATCGGTTCGCCACGCTCGATGGATGCAGTTTTCACCGTCATCACGACTCCGCCCGATGCAGTGAACTTGAATGCATTGGAGAGGAGATTCTTCAGGATCTGCTGCAAACGACTGGCATCGGTGAAGATACTGTCTGGCAGCGTTGGATCCATTTTTATTTCGAAGGCTAGCGACTTCTGCGCGGCTTCGTGGCGGAACGTCTGCCAAAGGTAATCGTGGATCTCCGCGAGGCGAACCATCCGGCGCTCGATCGGCATCTTACCGGCCTCGACCTTCGACAGGTCGAGAATCTCGTTAATCAGCGACAGCAGGTCGTTGCCCGATGTGTATACCGTTTGCGCAAACTTGACCTGCTCTTCCGTGAGATTGCCGTTCTCGTTCTCCGCCAGCATCTTGCTCAGGATGAGCAGGCTATTGAGTGGAGTGCGCAGCTCGTGGCTCATATTGGCCAGGAACTCGGACTTATATCGCGAAATGAGTTGCAGCTGTTCGGCTTTTTCTTCGAGGCTCAGGCTCGCCAGCTCCACTTCGTTGTTCTTGATTTCGAGTAGCTTGGCTTTGTCATTGAGCTCACTGGCCTGCGCTTCGAGTTCGGCATTCGACTTCTTGAGCTGCTGCAATAGCTCGTCGGTGCGCATTCCGGAAGAAATGATATTGAGCGTAACACCAATCGAGTCAGTGAGCTGATCGAGGAAGGTCAGGTGATTGGCGCCGAATTGATTGAGCGTGGCCAGTTCGATAACAGCTTTGGTTTCACCTTCGAACAGGACTGGAAGCACGACGACGGAGCGAGGCGGGGCCTCTCCCATACCGCTCGCAATATAGATGAAGTCCGAAGGTACATCGCGAAGCAGTATTCTTTTTTTCTCGAACGCGCACTGGCCGATGAGCGTTTCCTGGAGGCGAAAGCGATTAGCCAGAGATTTGCGGCCGCCGAAGCCATAGCTGGCGATCAACTGGAGTACGGGCTCGCCGACCGCGTCGGTCTCCATCGTATAGAACGCGCCCTGCTGGGCGTCGAGCAGCGGGGTCAGCTCGCTCATGATCAACTGGGCGACCGACACAATATTACGCTGCCCCTGCATCAAGCTGGAGAAGCGCGCCAGGTTGGTCTTTAGCCAATCCTGCTCCTGGTTCTTGTTAGTCGTGTCCTTGAGATTGCCGATCATCGTGTTGATGTTGTCTTTGAGTGCGGCCAGCTCGCCTTGCGCTTCGACGGTGATATAACGGGTAAGGTCACCCTTCGCGACGGCGGTCGAGACTTCGGCAATCGCGCGCACCTGCGAAGTGAGATTTCCTGCGAGATGGTTGACGTTGTCGGTGAGGTCGCGCCAGGTGCCGGCCGCGCCGGGAACTTTTGCCTGACCGCCAAGTTTTCCTTCGATACCGACTTCACGCGCAACCGTGGTGACCTGATCTGCGAATATGCGCAGCGTAGTGGTCATGTCGTTGATGGTCTCGGCCAGCGCGGCAACTTCACCTTGCGCTTCGAGGACGAACTTCTGCGAGAGATCACCGCTCGCGACTGCGGTCACGACTTTGACGATACCGCGGACCTGCTTGGTCAGGTTGCCGGCCATGATATTGACGTTGTCGGTGAGGTCCTTCCATACGCCCGACACGCCAGGGACGATAGCTTCGCCGCCGAGCTTCCCTTCGATACCGACTTCACGCGCGAGCGTCGTGACCTGGTCGGCGAAGGTTCGCAGCGTGTCGGTCATGCTATTGATCGTTTCCGCCAGGCCCGCGACTTCGCCTTTGGCTTCGAGCACGAATTTTTGCGAGAGGTCACCGGTCGCGACCGCGGTAACGACCTTGATAATGCCGCGCACCTGCTTGGTCAGATTCGCGGCCATGAAATTGACGTTGTCGGTCAGATCCTTCCACGTCCCGCTGACGCCTTTGACTTCGGCCTGGCCGCCGAGCTTGCCTTCGGTGCCGACTTCTTTCGCCACGCGCGTAACTTCGGCGGCGAACGAGTTCAGCTGATCGACCATCTTGTTGATCACGTCTTTGATCTGGAGGATTTCGCCGCGGACATCGACGGTGATCTTTTGAGTAAGGTCGCCGTTGGCGATGGCGGTGGCGACCTTGGAGACGTCGCGAAGCTGTACGGTGAGGTTGGAGGCCAGGACGTTAACGTTGTCGGTCAGATCCTTCCAGGTGCCGTACACGCCTTTGACGTCGGCCTGGCCGCCGAGTTTTCCCTCGGTCCCGACTTCTTTGGCGACGCGCGTAACTTCCGCCGCGAACGATCGCAGCGTATCGACCATCGTGTTGATGGTGTTTTTGAGTTCGAAGATTTCGCCGAGGGCGTCGACGGTGATTTTTTGCGACAGGTCACCGTTAGCGACCGCGGTAGTAACTTTTGCGATGTTGCGGACCTGGGTAGTGAGATTCGCGGCCAGGACGTTGACGTTGTCGGTGAGATCCTTCCAGGTGCCATAAACGCCTTTGACGTCGGCCTGGCCGCCGAGCTTGCCTTCGGTCCCGACTTCTTTGGCAACGCGGGTAACTTCCGCCGCAAACGAGCGCAGCGTATCGACCATCGTATTGATAGTGTTTTTGAGTTCGAAGATTTCGCCGCGCGCATCGACGGTGATCTTCTGCGAGAGGTCGCCGTTGGCGACCGCGGTAGTAACCTTTGCGATGTTACGGACCTGGGTAGTCAGATTCGCGGCCAGAACGTTGACGTTGTCGGTCAGGTCCTTCCAGGTGCCGCTGACGCCTTTAACTTCCGCCTGGCCGCCGAGCTTGCCTTCGGTGCCGACTTCCTTGGCGACGCGCGTGACCTCCGCCGCGAAGGAGTTCAGCTGATCGACCATCTTATTGATGACGTCTTTGATCTGAAGGATTTCACCTTTGACGTCGACCGTGATCTTCTGAGTGAGGTCGCCATCGGCGATCGCGGTTGCGACCTTGGACACGTCGCGCAACTGAACAGTGAGGTTCGAGGCGAGGACGTTGACGTTATCGGTCAGGTCCTTCCAGGTGCCGCTGACGCCTTTAACTTCGGCCTGACCGCCGAGCTTACCTTCCGTACCAACCTCGTTGGCGACGCGTGCGACTTCGGCGGCGAACGATCGCAGCGTATCGACCATCGTGTTGATGGTGTTTTTCAGTTCGTAGATTTCACCGCGCGCATCGACAGTGATCTTCTGCGACAGGTCGCCATTAGCAACTGCGGTAGTAACCTTCGCGATATTACGGACCTGGGTGGTGAGGTTTGCGGCGAGGCCGTTGACGTTGTCGGTCAGGTCCTTCCAGGTGCCGCTGACGCCTTTGACCTCCGCCTGGCCGCCGAGCTTGCCCTCGGTGCCGACTTCCTTGGCGACGCGGGTAACTTCGGCGGCGAACGAGTTGAGCTGATCAACCATCTTGTTGATCACGTCTTTGATCTGAAGGATTTCGCCGCGGACATCGACCGTGATCTTCTGCGTGAGGTCGCCGTTGGCGATCGCGGTTGCGACTTTCGAAACGTCGCGCAACTGAACGGTGAGATTGGTCGCGAGCACGTTGACGTTATCGGTGAGATCTTTCCAGGTGCCGTAAACGCCTTTGACGTCGGCCTGGCCGCCGAGCTTGCCTTCGGTGCCGACTTCCTTGGCGACACGGGTAACTTCGGCGGCGAATGATCGCAGCGTATCGACCATCGTGTTGATGGTGTTTTTGAGCTCGAAGATTTCACCGCGCGCATCGACAGTGATCTTCTGCGAGAGGTCGCCGTTCGCGACCGCGGTAGTAACTTTTGCGATGTTGCGGACCTGGGTAGTCAGATTCGCGGCCAGGACGTTGACGCTGTCGGTCAGATTCTTCCACGTGCCGCTGACGCCGCGAACCTCGGCCTGCCCGCCGAGCATACCCTCGGTGCCGACTTCCTTGGCGACACGGGTAACTTCCGCCGCGAACGAGCGCAGCGTATCGACCATGGTGTTGATGGTGTTTTTGAGCTCGAAGATTTCACCGCGCGCATCGACAGTGATTTTCTGCGACAGATCGCCCTCGGCGACTGCGGTGGTAACCTTGGCGATATTGCGGACCTGAGCCGTGAGGTTGGCGGCGAGACCGTTGACGTTCTCGGTGAGGTCCTTCCAGGTGCCGCTGACGCCTTTAACGTCGGCCTGACCGCCGAGCTTGCCTTCGTTGCCGACTTCCTTGGCGACGCGCGTGACTTCGGCGGCGAACGAGTTGAGCTGATCGACCATGCTGTTGACGGTCTCGCCGATGCGGTGAAACTCGCCGCGAACCGGCCGCCCTTCGATCTCGAGCGCCATCTTCTGCGACAGGTCGCCGCGCGCGACCGCCGTGATAACGCGGGCAACTTCGTTGGTGGGGGATACGAGGTCGGCGATCAGCTGGTTGACGCTGGTCATCCCCACCGCCCAGTCGCCGCGCGCGGCGCCGACCGACGCCCGCTCGAACATCTTGCCTTCCTGGCCGACGATCTTGCCGACCCGCACGAGTTCCTTTGTCATGTGCTCGTTCAGGCCGAGAACGTCGTTGAGCAGTTCTCCTGCCTGACTCATGAGGCCATGTTTTTGATATTCGAACCTGACGCTGAAATCGCCTTGCTTGAAGGCCTTGAGGACCTCGATGAACTGCAGGAGCTCGTTCTGGTCATCGGTCGATAGGGCGTGGTCGTCGAATCCGGGGCTTGCGGCGCGACCGTTGCGGGCGCGCCGCTCTCCGTTCTTCCACGGTTTCGCGGCGCCGTTCGTTTGCGCGGGCGTGTCAGAGGCGACCGCTCGCGAGCGCCGCGCTCGCGCTTCCTTGGCGGCCGTTGCGGGCGAATCCGTCGAGAGGTTATTTGCACCCATGAGTTTCTATCGCAACCTTTCTGCGTATCGCGATACGATTCGACTACGCACTTACCGGGGAGTTCCGCTATGGTTCCCGATGCAGGGACACAGAGTCCCGCGCGCTGAGAGCATCAAGCGTGCCGCCCTTCGGCAATTCAGCCGTAATTGGCGGCATCACCAGCTCTCGGCGATTGTTCTGGCAAATCGGCGATTTTCTGAACTAAATAAAGGCTCGGCTTAGGACTGGCGTCGAGAATCCGGTAAAAATTCCCTTCACGATCGAGCAGCGATTTCAGGTTTTATCTCAAATTACTTTCGCGCGGTAATCACGCATGCTGCGCACGGTTCGCCACGGCAGGTCTGGAGAGTCCCAGTCGGCGCGCCTCAGAAGCGTCACCGGCCCTCGATCGATGGCGTTCGCTTCTCGAAGACTGGCGCGGGCCTCCTTGTCGTCCTCACTTGAGAAGGCCCCCTCAGCCCCACCTTGGAAGTACACAGGATTGACGTGGATGCCGCGGCCCGCGGCTTCGGTCTTTTCAGATGCGGAATCAATTGTGGTTGCAGGCTCCGCGCCTTATCGTTTGGGATCTCTCTTCTCAACTCCGAGGAGGAAAGCAGTATTGATTGATGGCCTTCTCCAGGTCGTTGACATTTGGATAACCCAGCCGCGACGCGGCGTTGTTCAGGGTTCCATATCGCAGGGAAAGGACCGCGACGCTTTCGAGCTGACATCCTATGGTTCCGGAAATTCCGGCGAAGCGCGTCGGTGTGGGTGTCGGCGTGCGCGTCGGAGTTGCGGTTAGCGTCGCAGTCGGCGTGGCAGTTGGCGTTCGAGTTGGGGTGGCGGTTCGTGTGCTGGTGGCCGTGGCGGTCGCAGTCGCAGTGGCGGTCCGAGTTGGAGTCGCTGTCGCCGTCGCGCTGGCGGTCGCTGTGGCCGTAGAAGTTGCGGTCGCGGTTGGCGTCGCGGTCGCGGTGGCGGTCGGCGTTGCGGTTGCAGTAGCTGTGGCCGTATTGGTGGCCGTCGCAGTTGGGGTTGAACTCGCCGTCGCTGTTGCAGTCGGGCTGGCGGTCGCAGTGGCCGTGGCGGTCTGAGTTGGAGTCGCGGTAGCCGTCGCACTGGCAGTCGCGGTTGCTGTTGCCGTAGAAGTTGCGGTCGCGGTCGGGGTCGGGGTGGGAGTCGGGGTCGGCGAGGTCGCCTGAAACTCATACGCGCCGATATCGCACGGGCCGCCCGGACCATCGAAGGGATCGGGCCGCGGCTGACCACGCTGGTCGCAGGTGAGTTGGGTGGACGAGGTGACGGACGGCGGATCGGTACAAGGATTCAACGCGCCCGAGGGAAAGATGCAGTCGGCAAAGGGGATGGCGTCAATCGAGATACTGCCCACCAGCTCCGCGAGGGTCTCCGCAGGTCCGCCGTTATTGGCCAGTGCGCTGGCGAGCGATGCCGAGACGCCGTCTCCGAGGGTCTGGCTATCAGCGCCGGTGCTGCTGCCGAATTTGCAGCTCGTGTCGTCGGCGATGTTGTAGCCGCCATTAGTGACGCCATTGCCGGAGCAGTTAGTGCCGGAGCCGCTGTCAGCCAGGATGGTGTTGGTCACGGTTACGCTAGCAGCGGAGTTGTTGTTGTAGATGCCGCCGCCGGTGCCGTTGCCCGAGAAGGTGCTGTTAGTCACGGTTGACGTGGCACTGCTGTCATTGAAAATGCCGCCGCCGTTGGTTGATGCGCTATTGCCGAAGAAGGTGCTGTTAGTGACCGTCAGCGAGCCTTCGTTCGCAATGCCGCCGCCATTGCCGGCGCTGTTGCTGGAGAGGGTGCTGTTGAGGACGGTCAGTGTGCCGCCATTGTTATAGATGCCGCCGCCGTTCCCTGAACTGTTGCCGCCGTTAGTAATCGTAAGATTATTGAGCGTGAGCGTCGCTCCCGACCCGACTTCCAGCGCCTGGGAACCTCCACCATCAATGGTGATGGACTGCCCGGTCCCATCAATCGTCAAACTGCCGGGCGACGAGTTAGCGATCGTCGGCAGGCTGCCGCTCAGCGTGATCGTTCCGGTGACGCTGAAGGTAATGGTGTCGGTGGCGTTGGCGGTTACGCAGTCTCCGCCAGTGGTGTCGGCGCCCGGGCTGTTGGCGTTGTTGATCGCCTTTCGGAGACTGCATAGCCCATCACTGGAACCGCTGTCATCGGTCGTCGTATTGACGGTCTGCGAAGGCTGACCGTTATCGACCGGAAAGTCGCAATTTTGCCCGGTCCAGGCAGGGAGGCAGGTGCACACGGCGGCACACGCAACCGGATCTTGAGAACACCTTCCGCCGTTCAAGCAAGGGTTAATACTGCAAACATTAACCCCACTGCACGCTGCGGCTACCCCTTGAGGCACGAGCGCAATCAGAATCGCAAGCAGGACTACAGGCCGCGCCAAAGCCCTCAGGCTTGAGGCAACTATGAAAAACAGGATGCGGCCAAAGCGGGAACTCAGCTTCGCCCATAGACGCGGCCAGCGGCCCTCTGTCACGGCCTTTTCCGACCCCTTCGCCATTTGCCGATGCCTTCCAGCAGCCTGAGCCGCTATCGCGGGATGTTCGCCAGCGAGCGCAATCCAAGGTGATCTTTCCAGGGATATCGAATTGC
It contains:
- a CDS encoding response regulator, whose product is MGELQPAVHSRAGVLLVDDVKANLIALSALLKPLGARLVEAQSAREALLAIQREQFAVALLDVQMPEMDGFQLAAALRELEYGRRLPVLFVTAIHQDDSYVRRGYAAGAVDYITKPFDAEIVRARVRGFVDLFEGRERYRNKELFLRTSERDEAERKLSAFVRITAADWEEPLLEGFFRELLAVLLDAADTADSAAILLREQGEYVVHAAAGTNRSIFQKVPDLVGALESKATPPFSVIELSATSPVTALSCIPLIHTGEIYGFACIASSRASSFSPGDLVLFRAVAERAAWALSQQLERRLLYDVFGAIPALISILRMPSMKCIFASPELRGLTGKRDPVGISASDMGMGSEALALIEEAYQTGKAVSADELPFMSNGSERFVQFTAQPLRNLAGPIDRVITFATEVTSLVKARKLIEEHEVQRSLLLEKEQTARAEAERANREKDEFLAMISHELRTPLQAIFGWTAIAQRKAPPELKQALETIERNAKRQTSLIEDLLDVSRITNGTLRLDRGTIDLAEVINAAVDAIQPAAKAKNIALEAAVSPFMDFTGDAERLQQVFGNILSNAVKFTPSGGRINLEAKILKTGLQISISDTGEGIAPDVLPLIFDAFRQGSSSSTRRHSGMGLGLTLAKRLLEAHGGSIGAASAGPGQGTTITVDLPLAKSARAAESRGPENANNQLTKGPGLSHLKILVVEDDDDARELLSEILHHHFGASVTTSASAAQGIAVLQHFHPDVVISDLSMPEVDGYDFIRAVRQLDAKAGGHTPAIALSAQGRAEDGGRALKAGFQLYVSKPVDIAHLVAAITSLKPAPETSH
- a CDS encoding HAMP domain-containing protein, whose protein sequence is MGANNLSTDSPATAAKEARARRSRAVASDTPAQTNGAAKPWKNGERRARNGRAASPGFDDHALSTDDQNELLQFIEVLKAFKQGDFSVRFEYQKHGLMSQAGELLNDVLGLNEHMTKELVRVGKIVGQEGKMFERASVGAARGDWAVGMTSVNQLIADLVSPTNEVARVITAVARGDLSQKMALEIEGRPVRGEFHRIGETVNSMVDQLNSFAAEVTRVAKEVGNEGKLGGQADVKGVSGTWKDLTENVNGLAANLTAQVRNIAKVTTAVAEGDLSQKITVDARGEIFELKNTINTMVDTLRSFAAEVTRVAKEVGTEGMLGGQAEVRGVSGTWKNLTDSVNVLAANLTTQVRNIAKVTTAVANGDLSQKITVDARGEIFELKNTINTMVDTLRSFAAEVTRVAKEVGTEGKLGGQADVKGVYGTWKDLTDNVNVLATNLTVQLRDVSKVATAIANGDLTQKITVDVRGEILQIKDVINKMVDQLNSFAAEVTRVAKEVGTEGKLGGQAEVKGVSGTWKDLTDNVNGLAANLTTQVRNIAKVTTAVANGDLSQKITVDARGEIYELKNTINTMVDTLRSFAAEVARVANEVGTEGKLGGQAEVKGVSGTWKDLTDNVNVLASNLTVQLRDVSKVATAIADGDLTQKITVDVKGEILQIKDVINKMVDQLNSFAAEVTRVAKEVGTEGKLGGQAEVKGVSGTWKDLTDNVNVLAANLTTQVRNIAKVTTAVANGDLSQKITVDARGEIFELKNTINTMVDTLRSFAAEVTRVAKEVGTEGKLGGQADVKGVYGTWKDLTDNVNVLAANLTTQVRNIAKVTTAVANGDLSQKITVDALGEIFELKNTINTMVDTLRSFAAEVTRVAKEVGTEGKLGGQADVKGVYGTWKDLTDNVNVLASNLTVQLRDVSKVATAIANGDLTQKITVDVRGEILQIKDVINKMVDQLNSFAAEVTRVAKEVGTEGKLGGQAEVKGVSGTWKDLTDNVNFMAANLTKQVRGIIKVVTAVATGDLSQKFVLEAKGEVAGLAETINSMTDTLRTFADQVTTLAREVGIEGKLGGEAIVPGVSGVWKDLTDNVNIMAGNLTKQVRGIVKVVTAVASGDLSQKFVLEAQGEVAALAETINDMTTTLRIFADQVTTVAREVGIEGKLGGQAKVPGAAGTWRDLTDNVNHLAGNLTSQVRAIAEVSTAVAKGDLTRYITVEAQGELAALKDNINTMIGNLKDTTNKNQEQDWLKTNLARFSSLMQGQRNIVSVAQLIMSELTPLLDAQQGAFYTMETDAVGEPVLQLIASYGFGGRKSLANRFRLQETLIGQCAFEKKRILLRDVPSDFIYIASGMGEAPPRSVVVLPVLFEGETKAVIELATLNQFGANHLTFLDQLTDSIGVTLNIISSGMRTDELLQQLKKSNAELEAQASELNDKAKLLEIKNNEVELASLSLEEKAEQLQLISRYKSEFLANMSHELRTPLNSLLILSKMLAENENGNLTEEQVKFAQTVYTSGNDLLSLINEILDLSKVEAGKMPIERRMVRLAEIHDYLWQTFRHEAAQKSLAFEIKMDPTLPDSIFTDASRLQQILKNLLSNAFKFTASGGVVMTVKTASIERGEPMLSFVVQDTGIGISPDKQKLIFEAFQQADGTISRKYGGTGLGLTISREIARLLGGSIDVVSAPDQGSTFTLTLPTTRSGAELPILDERIRLDERFEGNIPALRDGASFEGAKVLLVDDDARNIFALRSVLEKQGMKVLHAENGRVALEILHREPDIEVVLMDTMMPEMDGLAATKAIREIKQFATLPIIALTAKAMKGDREKALEAGATDYVTKPVELEKLLAVVDYWRTGIERIAPAITQSVTTDG
- a CDS encoding CSLREA domain-containing protein produces the protein MCTCLPAWTGQNCDFPVDNGQPSQTVNTTTDDSGSSDGLCSLRKAINNANSPGADTTGGDCVTANATDTITFSVTGTITLSGSLPTIANSSPGSLTIDGTGQSITIDGGGSQALEVGSGATLTLNNLTITNGGNSSGNGGGIYNNGGTLTVLNSTLSSNSAGNGGGIANEGSLTVTNSTFFGNSASTNGGGIFNDSSATSTVTNSTFSGNGTGGGIYNNNSAASVTVTNTILADSGSGTNCSGNGVTNGGYNIADDTSCKFGSSTGADSQTLGDGVSASLASALANNGGPAETLAELVGSISIDAIPFADCIFPSGALNPCTDPPSVTSSTQLTCDQRGQPRPDPFDGPGGPCDIGAYEFQATSPTPTPTPTPTATATSTATATATASATATATPTQTATATATASPTATATASSTPTATATNTATATATATPTATATATPTATATSTATATASATATATPTRTATATATATATSTRTATPTRTPTATPTATLTATPTRTPTPTPTRFAGISGTIGCQLESVAVLSLRYGTLNNAASRLGYPNVNDLEKAINQYCFPPRS